A stretch of the Candidatus Dormiibacterota bacterium genome encodes the following:
- a CDS encoding rhodanese-like domain-containing protein, translating into MLSWRQSSAVVAALLLALAVVPKARPADKEKMPEPEPFGRFTVDQVERRLGQPNIHIYDGNRPETYAENHVPGAVRLNSKDIKEGVLPADKDTTLIFYCMNEL; encoded by the coding sequence ATGCTGTCATGGCGCCAGTCATCTGCTGTCGTCGCGGCCCTGCTTCTCGCCCTCGCCGTCGTGCCGAAGGCCAGGCCGGCCGACAAGGAAAAGATGCCCGAACCCGAGCCCTTCGGTCGATTCACCGTGGACCAGGTCGAGAGGCGCCTCGGGCAGCCCAACATCCATATCTACGACGGCAACCGCCCCGAGACCTACGCCGAAAACCATGTTCCGGGCGCCGTCCGCCTGAACAGCAAGGACATCAAGGAAGGGGTCCTGCCGGCGGACAAGGACACCACGCTGATCTTCTACTGCATGAACGAGCTCTGA
- a CDS encoding DUF2630 family protein, with translation MAEQESDQPVRRHIEHLVKEEHRLFEQGKLSDADRQRLDQLKIELDQCWDLLRQRRALREFGDDPAQARVRPPGIVENYEQ, from the coding sequence ATGGCCGAACAGGAGTCCGACCAGCCGGTACGCCGGCACATCGAACATCTCGTCAAGGAAGAGCACCGGCTCTTCGAGCAGGGGAAGCTCTCGGACGCTGACCGTCAGCGACTGGATCAGCTCAAGATCGAGCTCGATCAGTGCTGGGATTTGCTGCGCCAGCGTCGGGCGCTCAGGGAGTTCGGTGACGACCCCGCGCAGGCGCGCGTCCGGCCGCCCGGGATCGTCGAGAACTACGAGCAATGA
- a CDS encoding potassium channel family protein, with product MTIAVARFPVAFIAVALIGTVLWDAFEAIVLPRRVTRRWRLARLFYRLSWSLWAAVARRIGSRARRESFLGVFGPLSLLFLLALWAASLVLGFGALQWSLGTTLHTLDAPPSFGTYLYLSGTTFFTLGLGDVAPRGPLARSLTVVESGVGFGFLALVIGYFPVLYNAFSRREVSITLLDPRAGSPPTVDELLLRHGRERLHHLDRFLHEWEKWTAELMESHLSYPVLAYFRSQHAHQSWLAALTTVLDSCALLMACVRDESSWEARVTFAMARHAVVDLAQVFRLEPRAPSPDRLSPADAARLFRLLGEAGRPVSDTADAAQRLADLRGTYEPYVNALSERLLMPLPAWTSTRASPARAHADN from the coding sequence GTGACGATCGCTGTGGCGCGGTTTCCAGTAGCCTTCATTGCCGTCGCCCTGATCGGCACCGTCCTCTGGGACGCCTTCGAGGCGATTGTCCTGCCGCGGCGCGTCACGCGCCGGTGGCGCCTGGCGCGCCTCTTCTACCGTCTGAGCTGGTCGCTCTGGGCCGCTGTCGCACGCCGGATCGGCTCGCGCGCGAGGCGCGAGTCCTTCCTGGGCGTCTTCGGACCGCTCTCGCTGCTGTTCCTTCTGGCGCTGTGGGCCGCGAGCCTCGTGCTCGGATTCGGAGCGCTCCAGTGGTCACTCGGGACCACGCTGCACACGCTCGACGCGCCACCGTCGTTCGGGACTTATCTCTACCTGAGCGGCACGACTTTCTTCACGCTCGGTCTGGGGGACGTGGCGCCACGCGGGCCGCTGGCACGCAGCCTGACGGTCGTGGAGTCCGGGGTCGGCTTCGGTTTCCTGGCCCTCGTGATCGGCTACTTCCCCGTCCTCTACAACGCCTTCTCAAGGCGCGAGGTGTCGATCACGCTCCTCGATCCGAGGGCCGGTTCCCCCCCGACGGTCGACGAGCTGCTGCTCCGCCACGGCCGGGAGCGCCTGCATCACCTGGATCGATTCCTGCACGAATGGGAGAAGTGGACCGCGGAGCTGATGGAGAGCCACCTCTCCTATCCCGTCCTCGCCTATTTCCGCTCGCAGCACGCTCACCAGTCGTGGCTCGCCGCTTTGACGACGGTCCTCGACTCCTGCGCGCTTCTCATGGCCTGCGTCCGGGACGAGTCGTCCTGGGAGGCGCGCGTCACGTTCGCGATGGCCCGGCACGCCGTCGTCGACCTCGCCCAGGTCTTCCGCCTCGAGCCGCGCGCGCCCTCTCCGGACCGACTCTCCCCTGCGGATGCCGCCCGGCTCTTCCGGCTGCTCGGCGAAGCCGGCCGGCCGGTCTCCGACACCGCCGATGCGGCGCAGCGCCTCGCGGATCTTCGCGGGACCTACGAGCCGTACGTCAACGCGCTCTCGGAGCGCCTGCTGATGCCTCTCCCCGCCTGGACCTCGACCCGCGCCTCGCCCGCGAGAGCGCACGCCGACAATTGA